The Klebsiella quasivariicola region AAACGCAATAGAGCGATAGTTATTTGCCGAGGCCAGCTGCAGACTATTTTTGTAAGCATCGGCCAAAGTTTGCGCTTCCATCCGGTCGCCGCCGTGCCAGACTGGTCCTACGGTGTGGATCACCGCGCTGGCAGGCAAATTACCCGCGGTGGTAATCACCGCATGACCAGGAGGACATTCGCCCTGCTGCTGCAACACTTGCTTGCAGGCCGCCAGCAGCGCGGGGCCAGCCGCCCGATGGATCGCGCCATCAACTCCGCCCCCGCCCAGCAGCGAGGGATTTGCCGCATTAACAATCACATCGACATCAAGTGTCGTAATATCGCCGAGCATTACCTCAGGTTTAACAGCCATTTCTCCTCCTGTCGGCATCGCGTGTGGATACGACTTTCTGCCGATACTAGGGCATTCGCGTCTCCGGGAGCAAGGTTATCGCTTTGCCCGGTGACGAGAAGATAAAAAAACAGGACCCGTGAGGTCCTGTTTTTTACTCGTCCTGCCGGTCAGGCGTTGTCGTTGGCGAACGATTTATGTTTATCCGCACGGGCCGCCAGCCACAGGCCACTATTCTTCATGGCATATCCAAAGACCAGGCCCAGCGCCAGAGAAGGCACTACCAGTCGCCAGTCACCGTCCGCCGCGAAGGTCGCGCAGGCGCCGATAAAGGTACCCGGGACAAACGACAGCAATGTCTGTCGCGCCTGAATGCACATCAAAAAGGCCACCACACCGGTCATCATATAGCTGAGGATCTGCAGCTGCGGGGCCAGCGCACTACCGTGGATAATCACTAATGCCCAGACCACGCCGCTCATGACCGTGCAGGCCGAAATTGCCAGTCCTTTCAGACCGCCCTGCGGGCAGGCGAAATAGGCCGTACAGCCGAGGAAGCCGGCCCAGCTCAGCAGGCCGAGAGCGACCGCCACCCATCCCCAGATCCCGGAGAGAATGCCCGTCGTTAATGCGATTGCGAAAAGTATGTTCATGACGCGTATCCTAGCAGATACGCGGCTCAAGAATGAGATCTAAAACACAGTATATGAATGATGACTTTTTCAGTTGCATTCAAATAGTGATTTAAATCACATTTTATTGTTCGTCTTCTTCCTGAAGCTCATCCCACATCGCGGCGATGGCATCGCGGGTCAATGGCGCCATGGTGCGCCAGAACGGCGTGTGCGCATGGGCTTCGACTTTCCCCAGCATGGTTCCGCACCAGGGCAGGATATAGTCAGCAAACAGGAGCTCCAGCGTCTCGCTCTGCTCTTCGGTGGCATGATCCTCCAGCCACGAGGCGGCCAGCAGCAGCGATCCAAGATGATCTGCCGGACCTTCCCCCGTCGGGATACCATGTTCACTCAGAAAAGCCCTGACCTCCGCTTCCGAGGAACCCTCCACCCACGCACTACGGTACGGCGACACGCTGCAGGCTTCGCCGACGAACAGGGCATTATAGTCTGTCGCCAGGGACTGCATATCGCAGCTTTTCTGCAGACGCGCCAGCAGCTCGTCCTGCTCAAGCGGCCAGCTGGCGGCCAGTTTGCCCTCACGGATCAGGGTAAACAGCGGCACCAGCAGCGGGTCCTGCGGTTGACGGTAATACAGCGAACCCAGCACGCGGCAGAGGATTGAAAACTCGTTCATTCAGTTATTCCAGTTATACAAATTAAAGGTCAGCAAATTCGGGGATCGCCGGCATGCCCCGCGACTCGAGGAAGTTGAGCAGGCGACGCGGAGAAACGTTGAGGATCCTCTCCTCCGGGAAATCGACTGCATCGAGGATCTTGCGGCATTCGGTAAAATCCCCAAGGGTAAACGCGGTGTGGGAATCCGAGCCCAGCGCCACCCATCCTCCGGCATCACGCACCGCGGCGGCGATAGCCCGGCAGTTATCTTCACTACCCACGCGCGACGAAACGAAAGAGGAGTTGTTGATCTCCAGCGCCACCTGATAGCGAGCTGCCGCTTCGGCAATAGCCGGAATATCCACCGGGAATTTCGGGTTGCCGGGGTGGCTAATCATATGCACTTTACCGCTGGCCATCGCAGCGATCATCGCCTGCGTATGCGTGTCACGATCCTGCGGCGGGAACACTGGCTCATGAAACCCGGCAATGATCAGATCAAGCGAGGTCAACATCGGCCCGGAACAGTCGATCTCGCCTTCGATATTTTTAATATTGGACTCAATACCGCGCAGGATCCCGATACCGTCCACCAGGCGGGGCCAGATGCGCATATTAACGAAGTGCCAGTAGTGCGGGGCATCCGCCATGTCCGGGCCGTGGTCGGTGATGGCGAAGAGTTTGATCCCTTTACGCTTTGCTTGCGCAATATAATCGTGCAATGTGCTATAGGCGTGGGTGCTGGCGACGGTATGCATGTGCAGGTCAACGGGATACATCACATTCTCCTCTTCTGTTTGCCGCAAGAATAGCAAAAATCCGGGCACTTGATTAGCAAAAACCCCGCTGGAGCGGGGTTTGTTTGTCTTAATAACCGCGCTGACGATCGACCTGACCACTCACCGGCTCCCCTCGCTCCAGTCGGCTAATGGTCCCGGCGATATAGGCGATAGCTTCCAGTGGACGTGTCACCGCTGCCACATGGGGGGTCATGGCCACCCGCGGATGTGCCCAGAGCGGGCTATCCTGCGGCAACGGTTCGCGACTGAAGACATCGAGCATCGCTCCTTTGAGCTTACCGCTGTTCAGCGCCGCCAGCAGATCCTCTTCAACGACATGCACGCCGCGGGCAAGATTAAGGACGTAGCTCTCATCCGGCAGCTGCGCCAGCAGCGTCTGGTTAATAATGCCGGCGGTTTCAGCGGTATTCGGCAGCAGGTTGATCAACACGCGAGTGCCCTGCAGGAATTCACCCAGCTCAGCCTGACCAGCGAAGCTCTGCACCTGCGGCCAGGATTTGCGGCTACGACTCCAGACACGAAGCGGAAACCCCCAGGGTTGCAGACTTTCCGCAACCTTCGCCCCCAGCACCCCGGCGCCCATAATCCCGACGGTGAATTCGTCAGCGCGGTACTCGGGCAACGGCTGCCAGCGGGAAGCCAGCTTCAGCGCCTGATAGTCATCAAAACGGCGGAACCAGTGCAGCACCTGGCTTACCGCATACTCCTGCATCTGGCGCCCCATGCCGGTATCTTCGAGACGAAACAGCGGAATCGACAACGGCAGCATATCCGGATGGTCGCGCAGCTTACTGAGGATAGAATCCACCCCTGCCCCAAGGGCGAACACGGCCTTCAGCGACCTGCCCTGCAACATTTCCACCGGAGGATGCCAGGCCAGTGCATAGTCCGCCGGCTGGTTATCGCCCGCTTTCCACTCGCGCACCCGCGCGCCGGGTAACTGCTTTTCCAGCTCATGGATCCAGTATTGGGTATCAAAGGTCGGATGGTAAAAAAGAATCTCCATAGGGGCTCCTGATAGCAGACGCCCAGGGCAGGTTAGCGCTGGCGTCTTGTTTTACTCATTGTTTTCTATTGGTTTGCCAGCATAACAAAATTATCCCGAGCGAAAAGGGAAAAGGGACTGGCGACAAAAAAAACGGATTTCGCGCGTTTAAGGAGCAAGTTGCTCGAAGTTTGTCTAAACGCGCTTTTTTTGCAAAAAGTTGATTGACGGGCGATACGTATTTCCCTACATTAGCGCCCGTTCCCGATAACAACGGGAAAGACAATATGGTGAGGTGTCCGAGTGGCTGAAGGAGCACGCCTGGAAAGTGTGTATACGGCAACGTATCGGGGGTTCGAATCCCCCCCTCACCGCCATATTTTAAGAAGAGCTCGTACGCAAGTACGGGCTTTTTTTTCGCATGTGGCACCCGCCGGGGGGGATGAGAACCCCCGACCGGGGTTCGACAACTGGCAACGCCAGTTGGACAGACCGCGAGCCTGCGAGCGGGCTGCCCCGCAGGGGCGAGCGAAGCGAGTCAATCCCCCCCTCACCGCCATATTCGAGATGAGAGCCTGTACGAAAGTACGGGCTCTTTTCACATGTGAGTTCCGACAAAAAACCGCTACCCCCCATCAATCCTCCTCCATCCGCTGATACTCTTCGCTGAGATAGTCCACCAGCGCCCTGACAGAGGGCAACAGCCCGCGCCGAGAAGCAAATACCGCGTGAATCACTTCCCGCCGCGGCTGCCACTCATCCAGCACTACCTCTAATTCTCCTGACGCCAGCTGATCGCGCACCATTAATAAAGGAAGCTGCACCACGCCTACGCCGGCCATCGCCGCCTCGCGCAGCGCCAGCATATCGGTGGTGACCATTCGCGGCGTAAAGAACACTTCCGCTCTTGCCCCCTCCGGCCCGGTGAGCTGCCATTTATGTTGATGCTTGTTCGCCCCCAGGCTGAGCCCCGGCCAGACGCTCAGCTCAGACGGCGCCTGCGGACGTCCGAGCCGGGAAATGAGATCCGGGCTGGCCACCAGCCGGTGCCCGCGGTCCGCCAGCACGCGCATCACCAGGTCGCTATCCTCGATGGGCCGGGGACGGACGCGGATCGCCACATCAATGCCCTCCCCGACTACATCCACCCGGCGGTTGGTCGCCTCAAGATGCAGCGTTACCCCGGGATAGCGCGCCATAAATCGTGCCAGCATCGGACCGATATGGACATGCAGCAAGGTGACCGGACAGGTGATCCTCACGCTGCCGCGCGGCTCGGCGCGCAGCGTCTCGACCGCCTGCTGCGCCGCCTCGGCCTCTATCAGCATCGCTTTGCAATGCTGATAAAAGGTCTGCCCAACCTCGGTGACCGCAAACTGGCGGGTGGTTCGCTGAATCAAACGCACGCCCAACCGCTCCTCGAGTTGCGCAATGCGACGGCTGAGCTTGGATTTCGGCTGGTCAAGCGCTCGCCCCGCCGCGGCGAAACCGCCATGGTCTACCACCTGGACAAACCAGGCGAAGTCATTGAGATCCTGCATCCTTCCTCCATTGTTCCATTTTTGGAACAGTATAGGTCATTTTTGCTCACTACCGCACACGTCGTCCCGGATATAAGCTTATTCACATCAGATACCGACACACAGGAGAAAGCCATGAAACAGATTACAGGAGTCTACACCGCGCCTGCGCAGCATTGGGTAGGCGACGGCTTCCCGGTTCGCTCGATGTTTTCCTATCAGACGCACGGCCAGCAGCTGAGTCCCTTCTTACTGCTTGACTATGCCGGGCCGTACACCTTCCCGGCGGGCAGCGAGAAACGCGGCGTCGGTGAGCATCCGCATCGCGGATTCGAAACCGTCACCATCGTTTACGCCGGAGAAGTAGAGCATCGCGACTCCACCGGACGCGGCGGGGTGATTGGCCCGGGCGACGTGCAGTGGATGACGGCGGGCGCCGGGATCCTGCATGAAGAGTTCCACTCGGAAGCCTTCACCCGCAGCGGCGGCGAGCTGAAGATGATCCAGCTGTGGGTCAACCTGCCCGCCAAAGACAAAATGACGGCCCCCGGCTACCAGAGCATTACCGCCGGGACGATCCCCACCGTCGCGCTGGCGAACGGCGCCGGACAGGTTCGGGTGATTGCCGGCCAGTATGACGACGTCAGCGGCCCGGCCCATACCTTCTCACCGCTTAACGTGTGGGATCTACAGCTGAATCAGGGGCACGACCTCACGCTGCGCCAGCCGGAAGGATGGAGTACCGCGCTGGTTGTGCTGGAAGGGGAAGTGATCATTAACGGTTCCGAGTCCGCCCGCGAAGGCCAGTTGGCCGTCCTGAGCCAGACAGGAGACGCCCTGCATCTGGAGGCGACAGCCCAGGCAAAAGTTCTGCTGATGGCCGGTGAACCGCTACAGGAGCCGATTGTGGGCTATGGCCCCTTTGTCATGAATAACAAAACCCAAATCGCAGAAGCCGTTCGCGATTTTAACAGCGGCCGCTTTGGCCAAATCTAACTGATTGAGGTGAATACTATGTCTACTCCCGCTAACTTTAACGGTGCTCGTCCGGTGATTGATGTTAACGATACCGCAATGCTGTTGATTGACCATCAG contains the following coding sequences:
- a CDS encoding LysR family transcriptional regulator — protein: MQDLNDFAWFVQVVDHGGFAAAGRALDQPKSKLSRRIAQLEERLGVRLIQRTTRQFAVTEVGQTFYQHCKAMLIEAEAAQQAVETLRAEPRGSVRITCPVTLLHVHIGPMLARFMARYPGVTLHLEATNRRVDVVGEGIDVAIRVRPRPIEDSDLVMRVLADRGHRLVASPDLISRLGRPQAPSELSVWPGLSLGANKHQHKWQLTGPEGARAEVFFTPRMVTTDMLALREAAMAGVGVVQLPLLMVRDQLASGELEVVLDEWQPRREVIHAVFASRRGLLPSVRALVDYLSEEYQRMEED
- a CDS encoding molecular chaperone, producing MNEFSILCRVLGSLYYRQPQDPLLVPLFTLIREGKLAASWPLEQDELLARLQKSCDMQSLATDYNALFVGEACSVSPYRSAWVEGSSEAEVRAFLSEHGIPTGEGPADHLGSLLLAASWLEDHATEEQSETLELLFADYILPWCGTMLGKVEAHAHTPFWRTMAPLTRDAIAAMWDELQEEDEQ
- a CDS encoding DUF1097 domain-containing protein, with protein sequence MNILFAIALTTGILSGIWGWVAVALGLLSWAGFLGCTAYFACPQGGLKGLAISACTVMSGVVWALVIIHGSALAPQLQILSYMMTGVVAFLMCIQARQTLLSFVPGTFIGACATFAADGDWRLVVPSLALGLVFGYAMKNSGLWLAARADKHKSFANDNA
- a CDS encoding phosphatase, which translates into the protein MYPVDLHMHTVASTHAYSTLHDYIAQAKRKGIKLFAITDHGPDMADAPHYWHFVNMRIWPRLVDGIGILRGIESNIKNIEGEIDCSGPMLTSLDLIIAGFHEPVFPPQDRDTHTQAMIAAMASGKVHMISHPGNPKFPVDIPAIAEAAARYQVALEINNSSFVSSRVGSEDNCRAIAAAVRDAGGWVALGSDSHTAFTLGDFTECRKILDAVDFPEERILNVSPRRLLNFLESRGMPAIPEFADL
- the ymdB gene encoding O-acetyl-ADP-ribose deacetylase; translated protein: MAVKPEVMLGDITTLDVDVIVNAANPSLLGGGGVDGAIHRAAGPALLAACKQVLQQQGECPPGHAVITTAGNLPASAVIHTVGPVWHGGDRMEAQTLADAYKNSLQLASANNYRSIAFPAISTGVYGYPKEAAAEIAVRTVTAFLTRYNPLERVLFVCFDEETAAIYRRLLAAYP
- a CDS encoding pirin family protein; translated protein: MKQITGVYTAPAQHWVGDGFPVRSMFSYQTHGQQLSPFLLLDYAGPYTFPAGSEKRGVGEHPHRGFETVTIVYAGEVEHRDSTGRGGVIGPGDVQWMTAGAGILHEEFHSEAFTRSGGELKMIQLWVNLPAKDKMTAPGYQSITAGTIPTVALANGAGQVRVIAGQYDDVSGPAHTFSPLNVWDLQLNQGHDLTLRQPEGWSTALVVLEGEVIINGSESAREGQLAVLSQTGDALHLEATAQAKVLLMAGEPLQEPIVGYGPFVMNNKTQIAEAVRDFNSGRFGQI
- the ghrA gene encoding glyoxylate/hydroxypyruvate reductase GhrA; translated protein: MEILFYHPTFDTQYWIHELEKQLPGARVREWKAGDNQPADYALAWHPPVEMLQGRSLKAVFALGAGVDSILSKLRDHPDMLPLSIPLFRLEDTGMGRQMQEYAVSQVLHWFRRFDDYQALKLASRWQPLPEYRADEFTVGIMGAGVLGAKVAESLQPWGFPLRVWSRSRKSWPQVQSFAGQAELGEFLQGTRVLINLLPNTAETAGIINQTLLAQLPDESYVLNLARGVHVVEEDLLAALNSGKLKGAMLDVFSREPLPQDSPLWAHPRVAMTPHVAAVTRPLEAIAYIAGTISRLERGEPVSGQVDRQRGY